A genomic segment from Chitinophaga niabensis encodes:
- the nagA gene encoding N-acetylglucosamine-6-phosphate deacetylase — translation MKLRKIYNARIVTPAKVIPNGSILIRGNKIVGIEEGNIEAAGAEEWDAHGNYVMPGFIDIHVHGGGGHDFMDGEEEGFLKIAQTHLQYGTTAMLPTTLTSDKAGILQTVQCYQRAAAKNKTGAQFLGMHLEGPYFSMEQRGAQNPEYIRNPDPAEYEEITKTAAGAIKRWSAAPELPGANEFARYLVKQGILPSLAHTDAIYEEALEGFKNGYTLATHLYSGMSGVTRRNAFRYAGVIETAFLLDEMDVEIIADGKHLPAALLKLIYKIKGPGRIALITDAMRGAAMPEGESILGNKQSGMKVIVEDGVAKLPDRTAFAGSVATANELVRNMVNLAEVPVHEAVQMLTSTPARIVGVENRKGRLTEGMDADITICDGAFNVQAVMVMGEFLYEKL, via the coding sequence ATGAAGTTAAGAAAGATTTATAACGCCCGCATTGTTACACCTGCGAAAGTGATCCCGAATGGGAGCATACTGATCAGGGGAAATAAGATAGTGGGTATTGAGGAAGGAAATATCGAAGCCGCAGGAGCAGAGGAATGGGATGCACATGGGAATTATGTGATGCCCGGTTTTATTGACATTCATGTACATGGCGGCGGCGGACATGATTTTATGGACGGGGAAGAAGAAGGCTTTTTAAAGATAGCCCAAACACACCTGCAATACGGCACCACTGCCATGCTGCCTACCACTCTTACAAGTGATAAGGCTGGCATACTGCAAACCGTTCAATGTTACCAGCGTGCTGCAGCTAAAAACAAAACAGGTGCACAGTTCCTGGGCATGCACCTGGAAGGCCCTTATTTTTCCATGGAACAGCGTGGCGCGCAGAACCCTGAGTACATCCGTAATCCTGACCCCGCGGAATACGAAGAAATAACGAAGACTGCTGCCGGTGCTATCAAAAGATGGAGTGCAGCACCTGAATTACCCGGTGCCAACGAATTTGCACGTTACCTGGTGAAACAGGGCATACTGCCTTCTCTTGCACATACGGATGCTATTTATGAAGAAGCGCTGGAAGGGTTTAAAAATGGTTATACCCTGGCCACACATTTATATTCCGGTATGTCCGGTGTTACCCGCAGAAATGCATTCCGTTATGCAGGCGTCATAGAAACGGCTTTCCTGCTGGATGAAATGGATGTGGAAATAATTGCAGATGGCAAACATCTGCCGGCTGCTTTGTTAAAGCTGATCTATAAGATAAAAGGCCCCGGCCGCATTGCGCTCATCACAGACGCCATGCGTGGTGCAGCTATGCCGGAAGGCGAGAGTATCCTGGGTAACAAACAGTCCGGCATGAAAGTGATTGTTGAAGATGGTGTTGCCAAATTGCCGGACAGAACGGCATTCGCAGGAAGTGTGGCCACCGCCAACGAACTGGTACGCAATATGGTGAACCTGGCAGAAGTGCCTGTACATGAAGCGGTACAAATGCTCACCTCCACTCCGGCGAGGATAGTAGGTGTGGAGAACAGGAAGGGGAGATTAACGGAAGGTATGGATGCAGACATTACCATTTGCGATGGTGCTTTCAATGTACAGGCCGTGATGGTAATGGGTGAGTTTTTATATGAGAAATTATGA
- a CDS encoding sugar MFS transporter, which yields MSKSAKISVESLSRKQVVISIAIIGVMFFMFGFVSWVNAILIPYFKIACELSHSQAYLVTFAFYISYFIMSVPASYLLKATGFKKGMMVGFWIMAFGAFLFVPAAATRTYAIFLIALFILGTGLAILQTAANPYITILGPKERAAQRISIMGICNKAAGIVAPLIFAAVVLRATDTDLFKQLPNMDDIQKAAALDELISRVIVPYICVGVFLFLLGLMIRFSPLPDIDTDEESPEQQRANEGKSKIMQFPHLVLGAIAIFLHVGTQVIAIDTIIGYAGSMNISLLEAKVFPSYTLFCTICGYFIGIILIPRVISQVNALRVCTLLGLLFSLLIIFANGRVNFRGHDADISIWFVVLLGLANSLIWAGIWPLALDGLGKFTKVGASVLIMGLSGNAILPQIYGLFADTHGLRQAYWVLIPCYLYLVFYAIYGHRVRHWSATKRSSEGKVAIQ from the coding sequence ATGAGTAAAAGCGCTAAAATTTCTGTGGAATCACTCAGCCGTAAGCAAGTGGTTATTTCCATCGCCATCATTGGTGTGATGTTTTTCATGTTTGGATTTGTATCATGGGTGAATGCCATCCTCATCCCGTATTTCAAGATTGCTTGCGAGTTGAGCCATTCTCAGGCTTACCTGGTTACTTTTGCTTTTTACATTTCCTATTTTATTATGTCGGTGCCCGCTTCCTATCTGCTGAAGGCCACGGGCTTTAAGAAAGGGATGATGGTGGGTTTCTGGATCATGGCATTCGGGGCATTCCTTTTTGTACCGGCCGCGGCTACACGCACCTATGCCATTTTCCTGATCGCATTGTTCATCCTTGGAACGGGGCTGGCTATCCTGCAAACAGCGGCCAATCCTTATATCACCATATTAGGCCCTAAGGAAAGAGCGGCACAGCGGATCAGTATCATGGGTATCTGTAACAAAGCTGCCGGTATAGTGGCGCCATTGATCTTCGCAGCGGTAGTACTGAGAGCTACGGATACAGATCTGTTCAAACAATTGCCCAATATGGATGATATCCAGAAAGCAGCAGCATTGGATGAACTGATCAGCCGGGTGATAGTACCATACATTTGCGTAGGCGTTTTCCTTTTCCTGTTGGGCCTCATGATCCGTTTTTCTCCATTACCGGATATTGATACAGATGAAGAATCACCCGAACAGCAACGTGCAAATGAAGGTAAATCAAAGATCATGCAGTTCCCGCACCTGGTGCTGGGCGCTATCGCTATTTTCCTGCATGTAGGTACGCAGGTAATTGCGATTGATACCATCATCGGCTATGCAGGTTCTATGAATATTTCTTTGCTGGAAGCCAAAGTATTTCCTTCGTACACGTTGTTCTGCACCATTTGCGGATATTTCATAGGTATTATCCTTATTCCCCGCGTGATCAGCCAGGTAAATGCATTACGCGTTTGCACATTACTGGGCTTGCTGTTTTCATTGCTCATTATTTTCGCAAACGGGCGGGTGAATTTCAGAGGCCATGACGCAGATATTTCCATCTGGTTCGTAGTGTTGCTGGGGCTGGCCAACTCATTGATCTGGGCAGGCATCTGGCCACTGGCATTGGATGGTTTAGGCAAGTTTACAAAAGTAGGTGCATCTGTATTGATCATGGGCTTGAGTGGTAACGCCATCCTGCCGCAGATCTACGGGCTGTTTGCAGATACGCATGGATTAAGGCAGGCTTACTGGGTATTGATACCCTGTTATCTTTACCTGGTGTTCTATGCTATTTATGGTCACCGGGTGAGGCATTGGTCTGCCACCAAACGCAGCAGTGAAGGAAAAGTAGCTATTCAATAA
- a CDS encoding DUF5017 domain-containing protein, with product MQHKFLWLIYMGLALGACSDKLGELEDPAFDVKVTKTTFKVNEPVVFTITGVQDNISLYSGEGFNDYQYKDGRKVVITGKGATLDFSTQLAGTGTQTGQVSIWLSDNYNGKDDFASVKAATWTEITSSFTLATTTTNVASSKLDISTWIDAEKPVYLGFKYITKPQAVNGLARIWWIQNMMVRSKAPFIGTQELLIANQENIGFRTINQYPVDAPAQNTIIASRLTLLGNKYKDPNDSIFNPNYSIYNPLNPIYIPGSPTYQPAARVPVFVPYDPASPFNDPLTETWVISRPLQGDTVSLGPDRAISVKGINTDAVEEYIYTYKTPGNYKVYFIAYNHNKEETKTVVKQLDLTITP from the coding sequence ATGCAACATAAATTCTTGTGGTTAATATACATGGGTCTCGCTTTGGGCGCATGCTCCGATAAACTGGGTGAACTGGAAGATCCGGCGTTTGACGTAAAGGTCACAAAAACAACCTTTAAAGTAAATGAGCCCGTGGTGTTCACTATTACCGGCGTGCAGGATAATATTTCTTTATATTCAGGAGAAGGCTTTAACGACTATCAATACAAAGATGGCCGTAAGGTAGTGATAACCGGGAAAGGGGCAACACTGGATTTCAGTACACAGTTGGCAGGTACCGGCACGCAAACCGGCCAGGTTTCCATTTGGCTGTCAGACAACTACAATGGCAAAGATGATTTCGCCAGCGTAAAAGCAGCTACCTGGACGGAGATAACCAGCAGCTTCACTTTGGCTACTACCACTACAAACGTAGCCTCCAGTAAACTGGATATCAGTACCTGGATAGATGCAGAGAAACCTGTTTATCTCGGCTTCAAATACATTACCAAACCCCAGGCCGTAAATGGCCTCGCGCGGATATGGTGGATCCAGAACATGATGGTAAGGAGCAAAGCCCCCTTCATCGGAACACAGGAACTGCTGATCGCAAACCAGGAGAATATTGGTTTCAGGACCATCAACCAGTATCCGGTGGATGCACCTGCACAGAATACCATTATTGCTTCCAGGTTAACCTTGCTGGGGAATAAATATAAAGACCCGAATGATTCTATCTTCAATCCGAATTATTCTATTTATAATCCTCTCAACCCCATCTATATCCCTGGCAGTCCTACATACCAGCCGGCGGCAAGGGTTCCTGTATTTGTTCCCTACGATCCGGCAAGCCCCTTTAACGATCCGCTCACGGAAACATGGGTGATCTCCAGGCCGCTGCAGGGAGATACGGTAAGCCTGGGGCCGGACAGGGCTATTTCCGTAAAAGGGATCAATACAGATGCGGTGGAAGAATATATATATACTTATAAAACTCCTGGAAATTATAAAGTTTATTTCATAGCTTATAATCACAATAAGGAAGAGACCAAAACGGTAGTGAAGCAGCTCGATCTGACTATTACGCCCTGA
- a CDS encoding RagB/SusD family nutrient uptake outer membrane protein, with amino-acid sequence MKIKYFILLSFIIISAASCNKFLDTKPKDALFPAGYYKTEQELDYALAAVYSSLGADAIYGNNALYLLGWSGDEGFMNRSSIATGAFRLNHTPGDQYVTAFWRECYNGINRANALLEGVNNNPAIPEAKRNTVKGEALFLRAYFHFLLVQNFGGVPLKLASSKSAIAVHIPKNTVKEVYDQIVKDMTEAEALVGDITSYGFGGRVSKSAVRGILMRVNLYMAGFPLKDASRYQEVINWGKKIMEDGLAAHRLNPSYSNIFITLASEKYDIKESIWEVEFIGNGTEAYAETGRNGWINGIATPNTNTGRSDGYMTYTAKLYNSYETGDLRKPWCIPFFNYAALPAANGVKTLIAEIPLESTKYSRTPGKFRREYETLIPKSATRSPINVQLLRYTDVLLMYAEALNELNGPTAEAQDLVNQVRRRGWSTGVKSITVTNGGAGYTTAPTVTIAAGNGSTATAKATVAGGVVTKIDLDRDATGVEFFQAGKYTTAPTVTLSGGGGTGAQATAAIYVPADADVKPAFTASKETFRKFLQDERLRELNFENIRRADLVRWEIYEQTHRDMASTMTVDIPGNVFISYYSNIEIPKHLFLPIPSAEMVTNNKMVQNTGW; translated from the coding sequence ATGAAAATCAAGTATTTCATTTTGTTGAGTTTTATAATAATATCAGCAGCTTCCTGTAATAAATTCCTGGATACAAAACCAAAAGATGCATTGTTTCCGGCAGGGTATTACAAAACAGAACAGGAACTGGATTATGCACTGGCCGCTGTGTATTCGAGCCTGGGTGCAGATGCCATCTATGGCAATAATGCGCTTTACCTTTTAGGCTGGTCCGGAGATGAAGGTTTTATGAACCGCTCTTCCATTGCTACGGGCGCTTTCCGCCTGAATCATACTCCTGGCGATCAGTATGTGACCGCCTTCTGGAGGGAATGTTACAATGGTATCAACAGGGCCAATGCCTTACTGGAAGGAGTGAATAACAATCCTGCCATTCCGGAGGCAAAGAGGAATACGGTGAAGGGAGAAGCGCTTTTCCTGAGGGCTTATTTTCATTTTCTGCTGGTGCAGAACTTTGGCGGCGTTCCGCTGAAACTGGCATCCAGTAAATCTGCCATAGCGGTACACATTCCGAAGAATACCGTTAAAGAGGTATATGATCAGATCGTGAAGGATATGACGGAGGCGGAAGCGCTTGTTGGAGATATTACCAGTTATGGTTTTGGCGGCCGTGTCAGTAAATCTGCCGTTCGTGGTATCCTCATGCGGGTGAACCTGTATATGGCAGGTTTTCCCCTGAAAGACGCTTCCCGCTACCAGGAAGTGATCAACTGGGGGAAGAAGATCATGGAGGATGGATTGGCAGCGCATCGCCTGAACCCAAGCTACTCTAACATCTTCATCACACTTGCCTCTGAAAAATACGACATCAAAGAAAGTATCTGGGAAGTTGAATTTATTGGGAATGGAACGGAAGCTTATGCTGAAACCGGGAGGAACGGATGGATCAACGGCATTGCCACTCCAAATACCAATACCGGCAGGTCGGATGGATACATGACCTATACTGCCAAACTGTACAACAGCTATGAAACCGGCGATCTGAGGAAGCCCTGGTGCATACCATTTTTCAATTATGCTGCATTACCTGCAGCCAATGGTGTGAAAACACTGATTGCGGAAATTCCGTTGGAAAGCACCAAATATTCAAGAACACCGGGCAAGTTCAGAAGGGAGTATGAAACATTGATCCCCAAGAGCGCTACACGCTCACCTATCAATGTGCAACTGTTGCGGTATACGGATGTACTGCTGATGTATGCGGAAGCCCTCAATGAATTGAATGGCCCTACTGCTGAAGCGCAGGACCTGGTTAACCAGGTAAGGAGAAGAGGCTGGTCCACCGGTGTAAAGAGCATCACGGTTACAAATGGCGGCGCCGGATACACTACGGCGCCAACAGTAACAATAGCAGCCGGTAACGGAAGCACTGCTACTGCAAAAGCTACTGTTGCAGGAGGTGTTGTTACTAAAATAGATCTGGACAGGGATGCTACAGGCGTTGAATTTTTCCAGGCTGGTAAATATACTACTGCACCCACCGTTACTTTGAGTGGCGGCGGCGGAACAGGTGCACAGGCAACTGCCGCTATTTACGTTCCGGCAGACGCTGATGTAAAACCGGCGTTCACTGCTTCCAAAGAAACTTTCCGGAAATTCCTCCAGGATGAACGCCTGCGTGAACTCAACTTTGAGAACATCCGTCGTGCAGACCTGGTCCGTTGGGAAATATATGAACAAACTCACCGTGATATGGCTTCTACAATGACGGTAGACATTCCCGGGAATGTTTTCATCTCTTATTATTCCAACATAGAAATACCAAAACATTTATTCCTGCCAATTCCCAGTGCTGAAATGGTAACGAATAATAAAATGGTACAAAACACCGGCTGGTGA
- a CDS encoding SusC/RagA family TonB-linked outer membrane protein, translating into MERKSNFLHAALLFALSFIMLLPFESKAQAQTPPATVTGRVLETGTNLPMPGVTIAVKGTTRKVYSDDNGRYAINAGPNDVLVFSFISMETTELKVNGRSVVNLTMVPKEEALGEVVVIGYNTVRKKDLTGSVSVVNVKDMSKAPVGSFAEALAGRVAGVQVSSSDGQPGGGVNIVIRGAGSLTNSVAPLYVIDGFPVEDLDPSTINPDDIESMTILKDASSTAIYGSRAANGVILIQTKKGRMGRPVVSLGASSGFQLERKKIELMSPYEYIRYQLERFPTSGEGNRYLAGGKTLDDYKNVKGEDFQDHVFTKGKINIYNVAVRGGNEQTKYSVSGSFFDQQGVVINTGLKRYTGRITLDHTISNRVRANFTAGYSDVTQWGQVINSSPTSSTSSYVMFRTWAYRPIGFPDSDESLLDADADDDAVNSSDFRINPVKDLENQYQYDYTGVLEGLGSVSIDILDGLVLKAGGGIRKTSGTAERFYNSKTSKGSPSNPNNNEGINGSLAHNFINSWSSENTLTYNKTFHKKHTIAALGLVSLQKTVYRSDGFSSKLLPNESLGIAGLNEGVPYNPIASTSYNTRNSYGGRIDYNYDSRYLLTINFRADGSSKFAANNRWGYFPGASAAWNMHNEAFLKNHAVISTSKLRGSYGQIGNDRVGDFSYISQLTTNISGYSFNNGTPLLAVYQNNLGNEDLTWETTTSMDIDYTLGLFKNRIEFTAGMYKKTTDDLLLNAQLPPTVGFGTAFKNIGKMENRGYEFTLNVRVVESKDFRWESSANITFNKNKVLALTEGQRSLDNAVQTDVNYSDNLYTATIGQSAGMMLGYIWEGNYQYSDFDIPSPGVYLLKAEVPANGRPRNTIQPGDIKYRDINGDGNVNADDKTIIGRGLPIHYGGFVNNLSYKGFSLNIFFQWSYGNNIYNANRITFEGNTNGRRNMNQYASYANRWTPENQTNEHFRAGGEGVIGYHSTKYLEDGSYLRLKTLSLDYAIPSRILRRAYMSGLSLNVAMQNLFTWTKYSGLDPEVSTRNSVLTPGYDYSAYPQARTITFGLKANF; encoded by the coding sequence ATGGAACGAAAGTCGAATTTCCTTCATGCTGCACTTCTTTTTGCATTGTCATTCATCATGCTCCTGCCTTTTGAATCAAAGGCACAGGCGCAAACACCACCTGCAACGGTAACCGGAAGGGTACTGGAAACAGGAACTAATCTCCCTATGCCTGGCGTAACCATCGCCGTTAAAGGTACTACCCGCAAAGTTTATTCAGATGACAATGGCCGGTACGCCATTAATGCCGGGCCAAACGATGTGCTCGTTTTCTCCTTCATCAGTATGGAAACAACAGAATTAAAGGTGAATGGCCGTTCTGTTGTGAACCTCACCATGGTCCCCAAAGAAGAAGCTTTGGGAGAAGTAGTGGTGATCGGTTATAACACCGTTAGAAAAAAGGACCTCACCGGTTCAGTGAGCGTGGTAAATGTAAAAGACATGTCCAAAGCTCCTGTGGGCTCCTTTGCGGAAGCACTCGCAGGCCGTGTGGCCGGGGTGCAGGTTTCCAGCTCTGATGGTCAGCCCGGTGGCGGCGTGAATATTGTTATCCGTGGAGCCGGATCGCTCACAAACAGTGTAGCGCCTTTGTATGTGATTGACGGTTTCCCTGTGGAAGATCTCGATCCTTCTACCATTAACCCAGACGATATTGAGTCTATGACCATCCTCAAGGATGCATCCTCTACCGCCATCTATGGATCAAGAGCTGCTAATGGGGTAATACTTATCCAGACCAAGAAAGGCCGGATGGGAAGGCCCGTTGTGTCCTTGGGTGCTTCCAGCGGTTTTCAGCTGGAAAGAAAAAAGATTGAACTTATGAGTCCTTATGAGTACATCCGGTATCAGCTGGAAAGATTCCCCACTTCAGGAGAAGGAAACCGCTACCTGGCCGGCGGCAAAACGCTGGACGACTATAAAAATGTAAAGGGCGAAGATTTCCAGGACCATGTGTTCACAAAGGGTAAGATCAACATTTACAACGTGGCCGTAAGAGGGGGTAATGAACAAACGAAGTATTCTGTCTCTGGCTCTTTCTTTGATCAGCAGGGTGTTGTAATTAATACGGGCCTTAAAAGATACACCGGCAGGATAACGCTGGACCATACCATCAGTAACCGTGTAAGGGCAAATTTTACAGCGGGTTATTCTGATGTTACGCAATGGGGGCAGGTGATCAACAGCAGCCCAACCAGCAGTACCTCCAGTTATGTAATGTTCCGCACCTGGGCTTACCGCCCCATCGGTTTCCCTGATTCTGATGAAAGCCTGCTGGATGCGGATGCAGATGATGATGCCGTGAATTCAAGTGATTTCAGGATCAACCCTGTAAAAGACCTGGAGAATCAGTATCAGTATGATTATACAGGTGTATTGGAAGGATTGGGAAGCGTGAGTATAGACATCCTGGACGGTCTCGTACTGAAAGCAGGAGGAGGGATCAGGAAAACGAGCGGTACGGCGGAAAGGTTCTACAATTCTAAAACAAGTAAAGGAAGCCCATCCAATCCCAACAACAATGAAGGAATAAATGGTTCCCTTGCACATAATTTCATCAATAGCTGGTCCAGCGAAAATACCCTTACCTATAACAAAACATTCCATAAGAAACATACCATCGCTGCACTGGGGCTGGTAAGCTTGCAGAAAACTGTTTACAGGTCCGATGGGTTCTCTTCCAAGCTCCTGCCAAATGAAAGCCTTGGAATTGCAGGGCTGAATGAAGGAGTACCTTATAATCCTATTGCATCTACTTCTTATAATACCCGTAACTCTTATGGCGGAAGGATAGATTATAATTATGATTCCCGCTACCTGCTCACCATCAACTTCCGGGCAGACGGTTCTTCCAAGTTTGCAGCCAACAACAGGTGGGGATATTTCCCCGGCGCCTCTGCTGCCTGGAATATGCACAACGAAGCATTCCTGAAGAACCATGCGGTGATCAGTACTTCAAAGCTCAGAGGTAGTTACGGGCAAATAGGTAACGACAGGGTGGGGGACTTCAGCTATATTTCTCAGCTCACCACTAATATCTCAGGATACTCCTTTAATAATGGAACGCCTTTGCTGGCTGTTTACCAGAATAACCTCGGTAACGAAGACCTCACCTGGGAAACCACCACTTCCATGGACATCGATTATACGCTTGGCTTGTTTAAGAACAGGATTGAGTTCACCGCCGGCATGTACAAAAAAACAACGGATGATCTGTTGCTGAATGCACAGCTCCCACCTACAGTTGGTTTTGGTACTGCCTTCAAGAACATCGGAAAGATGGAGAACAGGGGATATGAATTTACGCTGAATGTACGGGTAGTGGAATCAAAGGATTTCAGATGGGAAAGCAGTGCGAATATCACCTTCAATAAAAACAAAGTACTGGCGCTTACTGAAGGCCAGCGCTCACTGGATAATGCCGTACAAACAGATGTGAACTATTCTGACAACCTGTATACTGCCACCATAGGCCAGTCTGCCGGTATGATGCTGGGATATATCTGGGAGGGAAACTACCAGTACAGTGATTTCGACATCCCTTCTCCCGGTGTGTACCTGTTGAAAGCGGAGGTTCCTGCTAATGGCAGGCCACGGAACACCATACAGCCCGGGGATATTAAATACAGAGATATTAACGGAGATGGAAATGTGAATGCGGATGATAAGACCATCATTGGCAGAGGCCTTCCCATTCATTATGGCGGTTTTGTGAACAACCTGAGCTACAAAGGGTTCAGCCTGAATATTTTCTTCCAGTGGTCTTACGGCAACAATATCTACAATGCCAACCGGATCACATTTGAAGGAAATACCAACGGCAGAAGGAATATGAACCAGTATGCGAGTTATGCTAACAGGTGGACGCCTGAGAACCAGACCAATGAACATTTCAGGGCAGGTGGCGAAGGTGTGATCGGTTACCATTCTACCAAGTACCTGGAAGATGGATCTTACCTGCGCCTTAAAACATTGTCCCTCGATTATGCGATACCGTCTCGTATCCTGAGAAGGGCATACATGTCAGGCTTATCCCTGAATGTAGCCATGCAGAACCTTTTTACGTGGACGAAGTACTCAGGGCTTGACCCGGAGGTGTCTACCCGGAACAGTGTGTTAACACCCGGTTATGATTACTCTGCCTATCCGCAGGCAAGAACGATCACCTTTGGACTAAAAGCTAATTTCTAA
- a CDS encoding neutral/alkaline non-lysosomal ceramidase N-terminal domain-containing protein — protein MKKYILFIGLALLQQIASAAFIKVGIGRIVITPELPFQLTGYAGRDSLATQKVHDLWAKAMVIEENPSNRIIIVTADVLGLTPAISEAAAQKLMAKYGITRSQIMFNSSHTHAGPMIWPALSMIGDYDTTTIKNFTKYAIGLTDKLVAAVDMAMQHLEPMQLSYGNGSAGFAINRRKAPGRADHVDHDVPVLIARDAQGKEKGILFGYACHNTTLTGTNNIVSGDYAGFAQIELEKKFPGATALFFIGCAGDQNPAPRGTMALAEQHGKELADAVQKVLNGKTTNVGAPLRSAFVRADLPYEPVKTETLEQEVLNGNKYEKRRAKLIMEASNKGWDISNHSYPVQAMRLGNKLTLLSLSGEAVVDYSLNAKKRYAGEQLFVAGYCNQVVCYIPTEKILEEGGYEAVSNMIYYGMPGPFSKSVEKKVTAAIQQVMQKVGVSK, from the coding sequence ATGAAGAAATATATCCTGTTCATAGGGCTGGCATTGCTCCAGCAGATCGCATCCGCTGCTTTTATTAAAGTGGGGATTGGAAGGATCGTGATCACGCCTGAGCTGCCTTTTCAGCTGACTGGTTACGCCGGGCGGGATTCGCTGGCTACACAGAAAGTGCATGATCTCTGGGCCAAGGCCATGGTAATTGAAGAAAATCCTTCCAACAGGATCATTATTGTTACGGCAGATGTATTGGGCCTTACGCCCGCTATTTCTGAAGCAGCGGCACAGAAGCTCATGGCAAAGTATGGCATCACCCGTTCGCAGATCATGTTCAATTCCTCGCATACACATGCAGGCCCCATGATCTGGCCGGCCCTGAGCATGATCGGGGACTATGATACCACTACCATTAAGAACTTCACGAAATACGCGATAGGTCTTACAGATAAGCTGGTAGCTGCAGTAGATATGGCAATGCAGCATCTGGAGCCTATGCAGCTCAGTTATGGGAACGGATCTGCCGGTTTTGCCATCAATCGCCGCAAAGCCCCGGGCAGAGCGGATCATGTGGACCATGATGTACCTGTACTTATCGCAAGGGATGCACAGGGTAAAGAAAAGGGGATCCTTTTTGGTTACGCCTGTCACAATACTACATTAACCGGAACCAACAATATTGTAAGCGGAGACTATGCGGGTTTTGCGCAGATTGAACTGGAAAAGAAATTTCCCGGCGCCACTGCCCTCTTTTTCATTGGATGCGCCGGCGATCAGAACCCTGCTCCCAGGGGTACCATGGCATTGGCTGAACAACACGGCAAAGAACTTGCGGATGCTGTTCAGAAGGTGCTGAACGGAAAAACAACGAACGTCGGCGCACCATTGCGCAGCGCATTCGTAAGGGCAGATCTGCCTTATGAACCCGTGAAAACAGAAACATTAGAGCAGGAAGTGCTGAACGGTAATAAATATGAAAAGAGAAGGGCAAAACTGATCATGGAAGCAAGCAACAAAGGATGGGATATCTCTAACCACAGCTATCCCGTGCAAGCCATGCGCCTTGGAAATAAGCTGACCCTGTTATCCCTCAGCGGTGAAGCAGTGGTGGATTATTCCCTCAATGCAAAAAAACGATATGCCGGTGAACAACTGTTTGTTGCCGGGTATTGCAACCAGGTGGTCTGTTATATACCTACTGAAAAGATATTGGAGGAAGGAGGGTACGAGGCAGTGTCGAATATGATCTATTATGGCATGCCCGGCCCTTTTAGCAAAAGCGTGGAAAAGAAAGTGACTGCTGCTATTCAGCAGGTCATGCAGAAAGTAGGCGTTAGTAAGTAA